AAATTCAAATATCCCTGGATCATATGTAaattacaattaagaaaaaacattacGTATACACCCTACCAtggtaaaaacaaacaccaaacatCTGGTCACAAATATCCTTAGTGTGTAACCTTAAACAATTAATCCCTAGTGTGTATCCTTAAACGATTAGCGTaccataagaaaaataaactgatcTGGAAGCAAAATTTAGGGCAGAGGTTTATTTTGGACTCTTAACTGCCCTGgtagaaaaattcaaaatggcataaggaaaaaaaatactaaattccCATGTTCCTACTCTTTACCTAGCATTGTTCTGGTGCATCAATCCTGAGTACTCTAACTTTAGATTTATAGTGATATTCTTTCAGATATAATTTCATGGAAGAAGGAATTGGAAGGGCATCAATGCCATCGTAAGTTGTACAGTTACAAATAACTGTTCTGCATATATGCTGCAGGGAAAAGGGGAAAGTCCGAATTAAAGGAGTGGATAAAAGTGGTTCGAAGAACATACAGGCACTTGGGTCCTTATAATGTTCTAGGAGCCCAGTAATGTCAGGAGAATGGAAGACACAAGGATCATGTGCGTCAAAGCTAAAGTTGTGATTCCACTGTTCAATTCTAGCATGAAGAGAACGACTATAGCGTCTAAAACTAACAGAGAATAAATAGTCTTCCTGTGCTGAGTCTCGAAGTAGAAAGGTACCCTCTGGTTTTCCTTCTAGTAGAGCTTCAGCTGCATATTTATCCATAACTCCCCAGTAACATGGATTGTTATTGATCTGAAGGAGGTCTGGTACAAGACAGTGGACATAATCAATCTGGGTGTGGTACTTAGGAGGTGTCTCCAACTGCAGaatttcttcatccatttcccatttgggtttgtttcttttcctggaacTTGTGCAAAGTGTTATAATTTCATCATCTGAATCCATGTCACTATCTTCTATACTGTTATTTGAAACCAGGTTCATCACAGACCCAGTCATAGGACCACCTCTACATGAAGCATTGTTGGTGGTTATGACACAGGGCTGAACAGTGGGATGTGAGAAACAGTTCATCTCTTCTTCcacatttcttctttgtcttagCTGACCATCCCTCAATTCACTCTGAGACAAGTCTGTGCTTACCAATTCATCTGATTTGGGATTTATAGGAGCAGTGTGTCGTTTAATAAAATGCCACCTAAAGGCTAAATCGGATCGAGGTGGGAAAGGACACTTATCTAACATGAGTTCACtgatatgaatttttcttttagatgGAAGCCCTGAAGAGTTCCGACTAGTACAATTCTTTATTGGAAAACACTGCCCCACAGCATCTTGCAGTTTCTGTTTAAGAGACCGACCTAAAAATCTATGCCCACAGGAATGATCCAAATCCAATTCGATGGATGAACAGCTGTGCTTTCTTTCTTGGCTCCTTAAAggaacttcagttttctctacAGCATTCACTGTTTCAGCATCTGAACAACTTTCACTCTTTTTTTGACCAAGATAACTTCTTTCCACTCCACACATAACCGTCCTTTCTGTCAGCACTTCTACTCCGACTAGTTTTGGGCCTTACATctaaatttttactattattttcattattttctgccATTTTAACAATAAGCCATAAATTCCAGTgttataaatactattttttcagtttttctggcAGGAAGTTTCTTCTGGGTACTTCCTGGATGTACCTAAAGGGGgagaaaaatcattaatcatttGTCATTCACATTGTATAGTTTACATATTAAGCCTCAATTTAGATACAAGATTAAAAAGAGCATAATTAGTACATGAAAAAGATAGAGTACTTAAATAAACCATAAACTAATACTTTCACAATGCCATAGAGTCAAGAATCAGAGTTCCTTTCCCACAGCTAATTTTCAATGTAGATCGGTAAAAGCTAAGCCCCCTCAGCCAAAATATATGTTCAAAATGTGAATAATTCCTAGTCTTGAAGTACATCTTGTGGCAATCTTTTCtccccttattttttaaaatttcacagcaGCCCAGTAAATTCGTTGTAACAGACAGTGAGAAATCTATCAGCCGGTGTTTGAGGAGCATCGCCCTATAGAGGTCCTCCACTTCCCTCTCCTTGTTTTTACTCCTACTGttaagaatttattaaataaataatcaccACTGAACAGTACAAATGCCATGCAAGCATTTCCAACACAGTTTTGTCAACTCATTTCAATAACTGGTCAACTTCACTACCAGTCTAGgcagtttatataaaatatggaatTGGATAAAAATTTGGTattacacacacactttcttgtattgataattttaaaaagcaagcaagcaaattTCTACAGGGCAATGCCTTCCCTATGAAATTGGCTAGACATACTAAAATTTACAATGTAAGATACTGAATTTTATTAAGACTAATAGTAATGATTGGTTGTAGATGGAATTTAGTTAATTATTCTTAGGTGGAATAAGATTTAAGTCTAAAATTGGGGGAAGGGgcttataatttcaaatattttgaaattaaagttgAATTTTGTGACTAAGAACATCAATTGCACTAAACATGCTGATTACAAGTTTCTGATTATGTTTGAGGAACATTAACAATCCCAATAGTCAAGTAAATGTTTAGAGCCACttgaatctattttaaaaacagtaatgtTTGAAACAAGCATCTGCAGTGGCAAATATGATTGTCACATATGCTTAAAAGTGTGAACCAAAGATACAGACTTGCTATATAAAGTACTCCATTTCTTAACATTGAAAAGTATCTAGTGATTACAGTTATTATTT
The nucleotide sequence above comes from Rhinolophus ferrumequinum isolate MPI-CBG mRhiFer1 chromosome 6, mRhiFer1_v1.p, whole genome shotgun sequence. Encoded proteins:
- the SOCS4 gene encoding LOW QUALITY PROTEIN: suppressor of cytokine signaling 4 (The sequence of the model RefSeq protein was modified relative to this genomic sequence to represent the inferred CDS: deleted 1 base in 1 codon) — its product is MAENNENNSKNLDVRPKTSRSRSADRKDGYVWSGKKLSWSKKSESCSDAETVNAVEKTEVPLRSQERKHSCSSIELDLDHSCGHRFLGRSLKQKLQDAVGQCFPIKNCTSRNSSGLPSKRKIHISELMLDKCPFPPRSDLAFRWHFIKRHTAPINPKSDELVSTDLSQSELRDGQLRQRRNVEEEMNCFSHPTVQPCVITTNNASCRGGPMTGSVMNLVSNNSIEDSDMDSDDEIITLCTSSRKRNKPKWEMDEEILQLETPPKYHTQIDYVHCLVPDLLQINNNPCYWGVMDKYAAEALLEGKPEGTFLLRDSAQEDYLFSVSFRRYSRSLHARIEQWNHNFSFDAHDPCVFHSPDITGLLEHYKDPSACMFFEPLLSTPLIRTFPFSLQHICRTVICNCTTYDGIDALPIPSSMKLYLKEYHYKSKVRVLRIDAPEQC